A DNA window from Planctomycetota bacterium contains the following coding sequences:
- the argH gene encoding argininosuccinate lyase has product MATNNLWSGRFDSAPDADVFAYGKSLPVDKRLVEDDITGSAAWAQALGKAGVLTEADVTSMLRGLEEIRAAVRADASIFDRADDEDVHSFVERELIARIGDTGKRLHTGRSRNEQVSVDFRLYLRRRIPEIQRTLAGLVAALAGQADAAGQAVMPSYTHLRRAQPVLVAHVWLSHAQVFRRDFERFDTARHEADLMPLGSGAIAGTAYNIDTKFLADTLGFTRVTANSIDTSGDRDFVAAFLFACSMTMVHLSRLAEDVILWTSEEFGFFELHDSVATGSSLMPQKKNPDPLELVRGKSGKVGGLLSGWLMTMKGLPLGYNKDLQEDKGIAFEAEDTVIGCTRTTATVVRTLTLRPDVTRTAASGLLLATEVADYLVHKGIPFRTAHEVSGKIARDLYEAGRDYSSMTLADWQRYSGDFDQTIFAAVTPEAAVAARLTPQSTGPHAVRAALGDIHTWLGDKR; this is encoded by the coding sequence GTGGCAACTAACAACTTGTGGTCGGGACGTTTTGATTCGGCGCCGGACGCCGACGTGTTTGCGTACGGCAAGTCGCTGCCGGTCGACAAGCGACTTGTTGAAGATGACATCACCGGCAGCGCGGCGTGGGCGCAGGCGCTCGGCAAAGCGGGCGTGCTCACCGAGGCCGACGTGACGTCGATGTTGCGCGGCCTCGAAGAGATTCGCGCCGCCGTGCGTGCTGACGCGTCGATCTTCGATCGCGCGGATGACGAAGACGTGCACTCGTTTGTCGAGCGCGAGCTGATCGCGCGCATCGGCGACACCGGCAAGCGGTTGCACACGGGACGCTCGCGCAACGAGCAGGTGTCCGTGGATTTTCGTCTCTACCTCCGGCGTCGTATTCCGGAGATTCAGCGCACGCTCGCCGGGCTCGTGGCCGCGCTCGCGGGACAAGCCGACGCGGCAGGGCAGGCCGTGATGCCGTCGTATACGCATCTGCGCCGCGCGCAGCCGGTGCTCGTGGCGCACGTGTGGTTGTCGCACGCGCAGGTGTTTCGCCGCGATTTCGAGCGCTTCGACACCGCGCGGCACGAAGCCGATCTGATGCCCCTCGGCTCGGGCGCCATCGCCGGCACGGCTTACAACATCGACACGAAGTTTCTGGCCGACACGCTCGGCTTTACGCGCGTCACCGCGAACAGCATCGACACGTCGGGTGATCGTGACTTCGTTGCCGCGTTTCTCTTTGCCTGCTCGATGACGATGGTGCACCTCTCGCGCCTGGCCGAAGACGTGATTCTCTGGACGAGCGAAGAGTTCGGCTTCTTCGAGTTGCACGACTCGGTGGCGACCGGATCGAGTTTGATGCCGCAGAAGAAGAATCCCGATCCGCTCGAGCTCGTGCGCGGCAAGTCGGGCAAAGTCGGCGGCCTTCTTTCGGGCTGGCTGATGACCATGAAGGGCCTGCCGCTCGGATACAACAAGGATCTGCAAGAAGACAAAGGCATCGCGTTCGAGGCCGAAGACACCGTGATCGGCTGCACACGCACCACCGCCACGGTCGTGCGCACCCTCACGCTGCGCCCCGACGTCACCCGCACCGCCGCTTCGGGCCTGTTGCTGGCGACCGAGGTGGCCGACTACCTCGTGCACAAGGGCATCCCGTTCCGCACGGCACATGAGGTGTCGGGCAAGATCGCGCGCGACCTCTACGAGGCGGGGCGTGATTACTCGTCGATGACATTGGCCGACTGGCAGCGATACAGTGGAGACTTCGATCAGACGATCTTTGCGGCTGTCACGCCCGAGGCTGCGGTTGCGGCCAGGTTGACGCCGCAGTCCACGGGACCGCACGCGGTGCGCGCGGCCCTCGGCGACATTCACACCTGGCTTGGGGATAAACGATGA
- the argC gene encoding N-acetyl-gamma-glutamyl-phosphate reductase — MHKYPSKIRVGVAGATGYAGQELVSLLSRHPNVDLVAGMSSSADSAARPLPRLARVWNGQLEPLDIAKLSTNTDVTFLALPEKAAAEVAPPLIAAGVRVIDLSGAFRIRDNGDRARWYPATATLPEGTAYGLVEHDAAAIVNAKLIACPGCYPTAALLSLLPLTKAGLIDIAAGIIVDAKSGISGAGRTANDRTHFSENHGSVAAYGVLGHRHVAEMQQELALAAGLSSGALNDEVTFVPHLVPLDRGILETIYVRTKPGVTAEQIADAMQASYANAPFVRLTGDALPEIKHVAYTNFCDIGWKFDAASRRLVLIAVIDNLVKGAAGQAIQNFNLIHDLDERTALL; from the coding sequence ATGCATAAGTATCCGTCGAAGATTCGTGTCGGGGTGGCTGGAGCCACCGGGTATGCCGGGCAGGAGCTCGTCTCGCTGCTGTCGCGCCATCCAAACGTGGATCTGGTGGCCGGCATGTCGTCGAGCGCCGATTCGGCCGCTCGGCCCCTGCCCCGCCTTGCGCGGGTCTGGAATGGCCAGCTCGAGCCGCTCGACATCGCGAAGCTTTCGACCAACACCGACGTCACGTTTCTGGCGCTGCCCGAAAAGGCCGCGGCCGAAGTGGCGCCGCCGCTCATCGCGGCCGGCGTGCGCGTCATTGATCTCTCTGGCGCGTTCCGCATTCGTGACAACGGCGACCGCGCGCGCTGGTATCCGGCCACGGCAACGTTGCCCGAGGGCACGGCCTACGGACTCGTCGAGCATGACGCGGCCGCGATCGTGAACGCGAAGCTCATCGCGTGCCCAGGTTGCTATCCGACCGCGGCGCTGCTCTCGTTGTTGCCGCTCACCAAGGCCGGCCTCATCGACATCGCGGCCGGCATCATCGTCGACGCGAAGTCGGGCATTTCGGGCGCGGGCCGCACGGCCAACGACCGCACGCACTTTTCGGAGAATCACGGATCGGTCGCCGCCTACGGCGTGCTGGGCCATCGTCATGTGGCCGAGATGCAGCAGGAACTGGCGCTCGCGGCGGGCCTGTCATCGGGCGCGTTGAACGATGAAGTGACGTTTGTGCCGCACCTCGTGCCGCTCGATCGCGGCATTCTCGAGACGATCTACGTGCGCACCAAGCCCGGCGTCACCGCCGAGCAGATTGCCGACGCGATGCAGGCGAGCTACGCAAACGCGCCGTTCGTGCGTCTCACGGGCGATGCGCTGCCTGAGATCAAGCACGTGGCGTACACGAACTTCTGCGATATCGGCTGGAAGTTCGATGCGGCGAGCCGGCGTCTCGTGCTGATTGCCGTGATCGACAACCTCGTGAAGGGCGCGGCGGGTCAGGCGATTCAGAACTTCAACCTGATTCACGACCTCGACGAGCGGACGGCGCTGCTGTGA
- the argF gene encoding ornithine carbamoyltransferase: protein MAVGLRTKDFLSVLDLSHEELDDTLALAAQLKAERLLGRRSLTPLAGKHVALLFDKPSLRTKSTFTIAVRELGGDVIDPAAEVALGSRESVTDVAKNLERWVAGVVVRTFAQARLVEFAGAAPKLRVVNALTDEEHPCQAIADMLTLREHLGDLRGRTITFVGDGNNVAVSLAHAAVMLGMHIRVASPKGYEMPASAMADCARVARWGGTVTTTNDPMAGVTGADAIYTDVWASMGQESQADARETIFAAFQVNETLMDAAGPDALFMHCLPAHRGHEVTDGVMDCAQSVVFDQSENRLHAQKALLAKLFA from the coding sequence GTGGCTGTCGGCCTTCGCACGAAGGACTTTCTGTCGGTACTCGATCTCTCGCACGAGGAACTCGACGACACGCTCGCGCTTGCTGCACAGCTCAAGGCCGAACGCCTGCTGGGGCGTCGCTCGCTGACGCCGCTCGCGGGCAAGCACGTGGCGCTGCTCTTCGACAAGCCGTCGCTCCGCACGAAGAGCACGTTCACGATTGCCGTGCGTGAGCTCGGCGGCGACGTGATCGATCCGGCGGCCGAGGTGGCCCTCGGCAGCCGCGAGTCGGTAACCGACGTGGCGAAGAACCTCGAGCGCTGGGTGGCGGGCGTCGTGGTCCGCACGTTTGCGCAGGCGCGACTGGTGGAGTTTGCCGGCGCGGCCCCGAAGCTGCGCGTCGTCAACGCGCTGACCGACGAAGAGCATCCGTGTCAGGCAATCGCCGACATGCTCACACTGCGCGAGCATCTGGGCGATCTGCGTGGACGCACGATCACGTTTGTCGGTGACGGCAACAACGTGGCGGTGTCGCTCGCACACGCGGCCGTCATGCTCGGCATGCATATTCGCGTGGCGTCGCCTAAGGGCTACGAGATGCCGGCGTCAGCGATGGCCGACTGCGCGCGCGTCGCTCGTTGGGGCGGCACGGTGACCACGACAAACGATCCGATGGCCGGCGTCACGGGCGCCGACGCGATCTACACCGACGTGTGGGCGTCGATGGGACAAGAGTCGCAGGCGGATGCGCGCGAGACCATCTTCGCGGCGTTCCAGGTGAACGAGACGCTGATGGATGCCGCCGGTCCCGATGCGCTCTTCATGCACTGTCTGCCCGCGCATCGCGGACACGAAGTGACCGACGGCGTGATGGACTGCGCGCAGTCGGTGGTCTTCGATCAGTCAGAAAATCGCCTGCACGCGCAGAAGGCGCTGCTGGCCAAGCTGTTCGCGTAG
- the argB gene encoding acetylglutamate kinase: MRVIKLGGELIEAAATRTQTVATIVRETAAATAAGQIGLIIVHGGGKAIDAELGRRGITPKKVDGVRITDADTLDAVVAVIAGTTNTDLVASLVGAGVKAVGLTGVDAGCGRASRVAPMTSTSGSVVDLGLVGDPTEADPALFRTLIAGGFVPVVACLGVDHAGQVLNVNADVIACRIAAAVGASELLIAGTTAGVFDATGATIATLDAAGMAAMIASGTANAGMVAKLNACRTALDAGVGVVKIVDGRDLTTGTTLR, translated from the coding sequence GTGCGCGTCATCAAACTCGGCGGCGAATTGATCGAAGCCGCCGCGACCCGCACGCAGACGGTAGCCACGATTGTTCGTGAGACGGCAGCGGCCACGGCCGCCGGGCAAATCGGACTCATCATCGTGCACGGCGGCGGCAAGGCGATTGATGCCGAGCTCGGACGTCGCGGTATCACTCCGAAGAAAGTGGACGGCGTGCGCATCACGGATGCCGACACGCTCGATGCGGTGGTCGCAGTGATTGCGGGTACGACCAACACGGACCTCGTCGCGTCGCTCGTGGGCGCCGGCGTGAAGGCCGTGGGGCTCACGGGCGTGGATGCCGGATGTGGTCGCGCGAGTCGCGTGGCGCCGATGACATCCACCTCGGGAAGCGTGGTGGATCTCGGCCTGGTCGGTGATCCGACCGAGGCGGATCCGGCGCTCTTTCGCACGTTGATCGCCGGCGGGTTTGTGCCCGTGGTGGCCTGTCTCGGCGTGGATCACGCGGGCCAGGTGCTCAACGTGAACGCCGACGTGATCGCGTGCCGCATTGCAGCAGCGGTGGGTGCGAGCGAACTGCTCATCGCCGGCACGACGGCCGGCGTATTCGACGCGACCGGCGCAACGATCGCCACGCTCGACGCGGCGGGCATGGCCGCGATGATCGCGAGCGGCACGGCCAACGCGGGCATGGTGGCCAAGCTCAACGCCTGCCGCACGGCGCTCGATGCCGGCGTGGGCGTTGTGAAGATTGTGGACGGTAGAGATTTGACGACAGGAACGACACTGCGATGA
- a CDS encoding GNAT family N-acetyltransferase encodes MTDLVIRTATEHDAEAMFALINAHLSEGHLLPREINELRRHADRFLVACLPSAEGASHSHDIVACAELAPLSARVAEVRSLVVSRDVRGVGLASRMVSEIQSTAKSRGFETLCAFTHDARFFVRQNFSIVPHTWLPEKISTDCLNCPLFRKCEQHAMMLPLIDVPRYAKVA; translated from the coding sequence ATGACCGATTTGGTGATTCGCACGGCCACCGAGCACGACGCAGAAGCGATGTTTGCCCTGATCAACGCACATTTGTCCGAAGGACATCTGTTGCCGCGTGAGATCAACGAGCTGCGTCGTCACGCCGACCGCTTTCTGGTGGCATGCCTGCCGTCGGCCGAAGGCGCGTCGCACAGCCACGACATCGTGGCCTGCGCCGAACTGGCGCCGCTCTCGGCGCGCGTGGCTGAGGTGCGTTCGCTCGTCGTGAGCCGCGATGTGCGCGGCGTCGGCCTGGCGTCGCGCATGGTCAGTGAAATTCAGAGCACGGCCAAGTCGCGCGGCTTCGAGACCCTGTGCGCGTTCACGCATGACGCGCGGTTCTTCGTGCGCCAGAACTTCTCGATCGTGCCGCACACGTGGCTGCCCGAGAAGATCTCGACCGATTGCCTCAACTGCCCGCTGTTCAGAAAGTGCGAACAGCACGCGATGATGCTGCCGTTGATCGACGTGCCGCGCTACGCGAAGGTCGCCTAG
- a CDS encoding FAD-dependent monooxygenase: MSQPQVLIVGAGPTGLVLALWLKKLGVRFRIIDKTAEAGTTSRAMGVHARTLEFYRQMGIADEAIARGVKVAGINLWGRGRKAMRLRFGNIGAGLSPFPFMLDFPQDQHEAFLIEKLAAMGTKVERRTELLGFEEQPGGIRATLKRPDNSEEICQVAYLAGCDGARSAVRTGLDVGFPGGTFDGLFYVADVEASGPSIDHEIHVDVDDGDFVAIFPFKDDKRVRLIGAVRQKPGSEPRELTFDDIRGTAIEHMRITVNKMNWFSTYHVHHRVADHFRKGRAFLLGDAAHIHSPVGAQGMNTGIGDAINLSWKLAAVLNDGAADALLDTYESERIGFARRLVASTDRIFTLVARPGSISQFIRLQVVPRVMPRLLRLPPVRRLFFRTLSQIGIKYRTSPLSTGAAGGVHGGDRLPWVSLDDGDNFTPLTSLKWQVHVYGEPRRELPETCARLRIPIHFFTWSPGAKQSGLVRGALYLIRPDGYIALADAGGDPNSLLRYFADHGDRLGSRT; this comes from the coding sequence ATGAGCCAACCGCAGGTGTTGATTGTCGGCGCAGGACCGACCGGGCTGGTGCTGGCCCTGTGGCTGAAGAAACTTGGGGTGCGCTTCCGGATCATCGACAAGACCGCCGAAGCGGGCACGACCTCTCGCGCCATGGGCGTGCATGCCCGAACGCTGGAGTTCTACCGCCAAATGGGAATCGCCGACGAAGCGATTGCGCGGGGCGTGAAGGTCGCCGGCATCAACCTCTGGGGTCGCGGCCGCAAGGCGATGCGCCTGCGGTTTGGAAACATCGGCGCAGGGTTGAGCCCCTTCCCTTTCATGCTGGATTTCCCGCAGGACCAGCACGAGGCGTTCCTGATCGAAAAATTGGCCGCGATGGGAACGAAGGTGGAGCGACGAACGGAGCTGCTCGGCTTCGAGGAGCAACCCGGCGGCATTCGGGCGACGCTCAAGCGGCCCGACAACTCCGAAGAGATTTGCCAGGTTGCATACCTTGCCGGCTGCGACGGCGCGCGATCGGCGGTTCGGACCGGGCTCGACGTGGGTTTCCCCGGTGGAACTTTCGACGGCCTCTTCTATGTCGCCGACGTGGAGGCGAGCGGCCCGTCGATCGACCATGAAATTCATGTCGATGTCGACGACGGCGACTTCGTGGCCATCTTTCCATTCAAGGACGACAAGCGCGTGCGGCTGATCGGCGCGGTGCGGCAAAAGCCGGGCAGCGAACCCCGCGAGCTGACCTTCGACGACATCCGCGGCACTGCGATCGAGCACATGCGGATCACGGTCAACAAGATGAACTGGTTTTCCACCTACCATGTTCATCACCGCGTCGCTGACCACTTTCGCAAGGGCCGCGCGTTCCTGCTGGGCGACGCGGCGCACATTCACAGCCCGGTCGGCGCCCAGGGCATGAACACCGGCATCGGCGACGCGATCAACCTGTCGTGGAAATTGGCCGCCGTGCTCAATGATGGCGCCGCGGATGCCCTGCTGGACACCTATGAGAGCGAGCGGATCGGCTTCGCACGGCGGCTCGTGGCATCGACCGACCGTATCTTCACGCTGGTCGCCCGTCCCGGATCAATTTCCCAGTTCATCCGCCTGCAAGTCGTTCCGCGCGTCATGCCAAGGCTTCTGCGCTTGCCGCCTGTGCGCCGCCTGTTTTTTCGAACACTGTCGCAGATCGGCATCAAGTACAGAACCAGTCCGCTCAGCACGGGCGCGGCCGGCGGCGTGCATGGCGGAGATCGACTGCCGTGGGTTTCGCTGGATGATGGCGACAACTTCACTCCGCTCACTTCGCTGAAATGGCAGGTGCACGTCTACGGCGAGCCGCGGCGCGAGTTGCCTGAAACCTGCGCCAGGCTGCGAATTCCAATCCATTTTTTCACATGGAGCCCCGGCGCAAAACAGTCCGGCCTGGTGCGCGGCGCACTCTATCTCATTCGGCCCGACGGCTACATCGCGCTGGCGGATGCGGGCGGCGACCCGAACTCGCTGCTGCGATATTTCGCCGATCATGGCGATAGGCTTGGCTCGAGGACCTGA
- a CDS encoding arginine repressor, with protein sequence MKSWRQSQILELIDKDAVASQEALREHLHGRGIDVTQATLSRDLKEMGLVKRAGDGAYVRPGAERSGAVMGEQMRKAVTSLVRSFERVDAMIVVRTDPGQANGLAVLIDRTRLAEVAGTIAGDDTILLICRGVDNALVMEQKLNAMVKGL encoded by the coding sequence ATGAAGTCCTGGCGGCAATCTCAGATTCTCGAGCTCATAGATAAGGATGCGGTGGCCTCGCAAGAGGCACTCCGCGAGCACCTGCACGGCCGGGGCATCGACGTCACCCAGGCCACGCTCTCGCGCGACCTCAAAGAAATGGGGCTCGTGAAGCGCGCCGGTGACGGCGCCTACGTGCGTCCCGGCGCCGAACGCAGCGGCGCGGTGATGGGCGAGCAGATGCGCAAGGCCGTCACCTCGCTCGTGCGTTCGTTTGAGCGGGTCGACGCGATGATCGTCGTGCGCACAGACCCGGGCCAAGCCAACGGGCTGGCCGTGCTGATCGATCGCACGCGGCTCGCCGAAGTGGCCGGCACAATCGCCGGCGATGACACGATTCTCTTGATTTGCCGCGGGGTCGACAACGCACTGGTCATGGAACAGAAGTTGAACGCGATGGTGAAAGGACTCTGA
- the argJ gene encoding bifunctional glutamate N-acetyltransferase/amino-acid acetyltransferase ArgJ, with product MATTRTFDPTGGVTSPRGFRARGVRAGIKKNGNPDVAIVEAASAVPAAGVFTTNKAQAAPVLVSIDHLKTTGGRARAVVVNAGCANACTGTQGMHDAIEMTTLTAATLGCTPAEVLVTSTGVIGVNLPMDKVRTGIAQAAAGLSIDGAESATHAIMTTDPFPKSCAVSTKGFTVGGMCKGSGMIEPRMATMLGFITTDVKISPAVLHAALVKVTDATFNAITVDGECSTNDCVFIMASGDSGIEITSADDDDFIGALTDVCGFLAREIVRGGEGATKLVTVNVTGAASHNDAWLAARTICNSPLVKTAIHGGDPNWGRLVAAAGRSGAAFDINTTSVSIGPVQLFVTGVPHDDLAPKAADELLQKEIAITVDLGLGAHAATMWTCDFSAEYVKINAEYRT from the coding sequence ATGGCAACTACGCGCACGTTTGATCCCACTGGCGGCGTCACGTCTCCGCGCGGCTTTCGCGCGCGCGGCGTGCGGGCCGGTATCAAGAAGAACGGCAACCCAGACGTCGCCATCGTCGAAGCGGCATCCGCCGTGCCGGCGGCTGGCGTGTTCACCACGAACAAGGCGCAGGCCGCGCCGGTGCTCGTGTCGATCGACCACCTGAAGACCACGGGCGGCCGCGCGCGCGCCGTTGTGGTGAATGCGGGCTGCGCCAACGCGTGCACCGGCACGCAAGGCATGCATGACGCCATCGAGATGACCACGCTGACGGCGGCCACGCTCGGGTGCACACCCGCGGAAGTGCTCGTCACGTCCACCGGCGTGATCGGCGTGAACCTGCCGATGGACAAAGTGCGCACCGGCATCGCGCAGGCGGCCGCGGGCCTCTCCATCGACGGCGCCGAAAGCGCCACGCACGCGATCATGACGACGGATCCGTTTCCGAAGTCGTGTGCGGTCAGCACGAAGGGCTTCACCGTCGGCGGCATGTGCAAGGGCTCGGGCATGATCGAACCGCGCATGGCCACCATGCTCGGCTTCATCACCACCGACGTGAAGATCTCGCCCGCCGTGCTGCATGCCGCGCTCGTCAAGGTGACCGACGCCACGTTCAATGCGATCACCGTCGACGGCGAATGCTCGACCAACGACTGCGTGTTCATCATGGCGTCGGGCGACAGCGGCATCGAAATCACGAGCGCGGATGACGACGACTTCATTGGCGCGCTCACGGATGTGTGCGGATTTCTCGCGCGCGAGATCGTGCGCGGCGGCGAAGGCGCGACCAAGCTCGTCACCGTCAACGTCACCGGCGCGGCGTCGCACAACGACGCGTGGCTGGCGGCGCGCACGATCTGCAACTCCCCATTGGTGAAGACGGCCATTCACGGCGGCGATCCCAACTGGGGCCGGCTCGTCGCGGCGGCCGGTCGTTCGGGCGCGGCGTTCGACATCAACACGACGTCGGTGTCGATCGGTCCGGTGCAGCTCTTCGTCACCGGTGTGCCGCACGACGACCTTGCGCCGAAGGCGGCGGACGAACTGCTGCAGAAAGAGATCGCCATCACGGTGGATCTCGGATTGGGCGCGCACGCGGCCACGATGTGGACCTGCGACTTCAGCGCGGAATACGTGAAGATCAACGCGGAGTACCGCACGTGA
- a CDS encoding acetylornithine/succinylornithine family transaminase yields MTTHTASEVQGLEAEHILQVYKRANVVFERGEGVRLIDSNGRSYLDFISGVGVCSLGHGHAKLAAAIADQAKTLLHTSNLFYHPLQGELATRLSTLTGLDRAFFCNSGAEAIEACLKFSRRFWQGSRTKYVAFTHSFHGRTMGALSVTWDDHYRAPFAPLIPNVVFVDAQDPAALAAAVDDTTAAVIVEPIQGEGGVRPISAAMAAAINAACARTGALLIADEIQCGSGRTGTFTYSATLGLKPDLMALAKAMGAGVPIGAAMFSNKVAAAAAPGDHGSTYGGNLLACRAALLFLDELGTPGSGGVLDNVRRVSAHFDTALAALQARTPRIVALRGAGVIRGIDIGEDAGWVVPAALERGLLVNRTSTSVIRLLPPFVITEAHIDEALSILGDVLQEKQ; encoded by the coding sequence ATGACGACACATACGGCGAGTGAGGTACAAGGCCTCGAAGCGGAACACATCCTCCAGGTCTACAAGCGCGCGAACGTCGTGTTCGAGCGCGGCGAAGGTGTGCGCCTGATCGATTCGAACGGCCGCTCGTATCTCGACTTCATCTCGGGTGTCGGCGTCTGCTCGCTCGGTCACGGCCACGCGAAGCTCGCGGCGGCCATTGCCGATCAGGCGAAGACGCTGCTGCACACGTCGAACCTGTTCTATCACCCGCTGCAGGGCGAATTGGCCACGCGCCTCTCGACGCTCACGGGTCTCGATCGCGCGTTCTTCTGCAACAGCGGCGCCGAGGCGATCGAAGCGTGCTTGAAGTTCTCGCGCCGGTTCTGGCAGGGCTCGCGCACGAAGTACGTCGCGTTCACGCACTCGTTTCATGGCCGCACGATGGGTGCGCTCTCGGTGACGTGGGATGACCACTATCGCGCGCCGTTCGCGCCGCTCATCCCCAACGTCGTGTTTGTCGACGCGCAGGATCCGGCCGCGCTGGCCGCCGCCGTGGATGACACGACGGCCGCAGTGATCGTGGAGCCGATTCAGGGTGAAGGCGGCGTGCGCCCGATCTCGGCCGCGATGGCGGCTGCGATCAACGCGGCGTGCGCGCGCACGGGCGCGCTGCTCATCGCCGACGAAATTCAGTGCGGCTCGGGTCGCACGGGCACGTTCACGTATAGCGCCACGCTCGGCCTCAAGCCCGACCTCATGGCGCTGGCCAAGGCGATGGGCGCCGGTGTGCCGATCGGCGCGGCGATGTTCTCGAACAAGGTCGCGGCCGCCGCCGCACCAGGCGATCACGGCAGCACCTATGGCGGCAACCTGCTCGCGTGCCGCGCGGCGCTGCTCTTTCTCGACGAACTCGGCACACCCGGCAGCGGCGGCGTGCTCGACAACGTCCGTCGCGTGTCGGCGCACTTCGACACAGCGCTCGCGGCCCTTCAGGCGCGCACACCGCGCATCGTCGCGCTGCGCGGCGCCGGCGTGATTCGCGGCATCGACATCGGCGAAGACGCGGGATGGGTGGTGCCCGCGGCTCTCGAGCGCGGACTGCTCGTGAACCGCACGTCGACGTCAGTGATTCGTCTGCTGCCGCCGTTCGTGATTACCGAAGCGCATATCGATGAAGCCCTGAGCATTCTGGGTGACGTTCTACAGGAGAAGCAGTAG
- a CDS encoding argininosuccinate synthase — MDRIVLAYSGGPSSSVAIPWLREQQQAEVVTVSVDLGQHESLDGIRARALASGAVRAHVLDRRDEFAREYLLPAIESGALDSDAPAIVAALSRPLIAKALVELAHIEGATAVAHAATGPQDRERLAAAVAALDPTLRVIDATVDWTFDAQGMAEYARERGIPFAAPSSTPDPLAAIKADAATHPIFVHLDFRGGVPVKINGIEMDLVELMASLETIADAQATSGAAVLRAAYNAKQSGVPADVKIFNGVCEVVTRGN; from the coding sequence ATGGATCGCATTGTGCTCGCCTACTCCGGCGGCCCCTCATCGTCGGTGGCCATTCCGTGGCTGCGTGAACAGCAGCAGGCGGAAGTGGTGACCGTGTCTGTGGATCTGGGACAGCACGAGTCGCTGGATGGCATTCGCGCGCGCGCGCTCGCGAGTGGCGCCGTGCGCGCGCATGTGCTCGATCGGCGCGACGAGTTTGCGCGCGAGTATCTGTTGCCGGCGATCGAGTCGGGCGCGCTGGATAGCGATGCGCCTGCGATTGTGGCGGCACTCAGTCGTCCGCTGATCGCGAAGGCGCTCGTGGAGTTGGCGCACATCGAAGGCGCGACTGCCGTGGCGCATGCGGCCACGGGTCCGCAGGATCGTGAGCGTCTGGCGGCGGCTGTCGCGGCACTCGATCCCACGCTGCGCGTGATCGACGCGACCGTCGACTGGACGTTTGATGCGCAGGGCATGGCCGAGTACGCGCGCGAGCGCGGCATTCCGTTTGCCGCGCCGTCGTCGACGCCCGATCCGCTCGCCGCGATCAAGGCCGATGCGGCCACGCATCCCATCTTTGTGCATCTGGATTTTCGCGGCGGTGTGCCGGTGAAGATCAATGGCATCGAGATGGATCTGGTTGAGCTCATGGCGAGCCTCGAGACGATTGCGGATGCGCAGGCAACATCCGGCGCGGCCGTGCTGCGAGCGGCGTACAACGCGAAGCAGAGCGGTGTGCCGGCGGATGTGAAAATCTTCAACGGTGTGTGTGAGGTCGTGACGCGTGGCAACTAA
- a CDS encoding TMEM175 family protein: protein MGKNRLEAFSDGVIAIIITIMVLELRPPEGTHLADLRPLVPKFLAYVLSYVYLGIYWNNHHHLMHVVERVDGAIMWANLHLLFWLSVVPFTTAWVGEAAAHGVEHTSATPAMLYGFSLLMAAIGYTILVRCIIAEQLRHSSGKQSKLRDLLGSDTKGLISIAIYVTGSALAYVDPRLAYVAFGTVAIIWLIPDRRIANRVS from the coding sequence ATGGGCAAGAACCGACTCGAAGCCTTCAGCGATGGCGTGATCGCCATCATCATCACGATTATGGTGCTCGAGCTGCGCCCGCCCGAGGGCACGCACCTCGCGGATCTGCGGCCGCTCGTGCCGAAGTTTCTCGCGTATGTGCTGAGCTACGTCTACCTCGGCATCTACTGGAACAACCATCACCATCTGATGCACGTGGTCGAGCGCGTGGATGGCGCCATCATGTGGGCCAACCTGCATCTGCTCTTCTGGCTGTCCGTAGTGCCGTTCACCACCGCCTGGGTCGGTGAAGCCGCTGCGCACGGCGTCGAGCACACGTCCGCGACACCCGCGATGTTGTACGGTTTCTCGCTCTTGATGGCGGCGATCGGCTACACGATTCTGGTGCGCTGCATCATCGCGGAGCAGTTGCGCCACAGCAGCGGCAAGCAATCGAAGCTGCGCGACCTGCTCGGCAGCGACACCAAGGGCCTCATCTCGATCGCGATCTACGTGACCGGCAGCGCCCTCGCCTACGTCGATCCGCGTCTGGCCTACGTCGCGTTCGGGACGGTGGCGATCATCTGGTTGATTCCAGACAGGAGGATCGCGAATAGAGTTTCGTGA